Proteins from one Microbacterium faecale genomic window:
- a CDS encoding HhH-GPD-type base excision DNA repair protein, whose protein sequence is MALHITGDTAADELLTENPLALLVGMLLDQQIAMETAFAGPQKILDRTGSLSAADLAGYGPDALVEVFRETPAVHRYPGSMAGRVQKLCQEVVAEWDGDAAAIWTDGNPSGAEVLKRLKKLPGFGDQKARIFLALLGKQCEFTGSGWREAAGDYGEEGSFRSVADITSPETLAKVRETKRAMKAAAKAKK, encoded by the coding sequence GGCCCTGCACATCACCGGAGACACCGCTGCCGACGAACTGCTGACCGAGAATCCCCTGGCCCTTCTGGTCGGTATGCTGCTGGACCAGCAGATCGCGATGGAGACCGCGTTCGCAGGTCCGCAGAAGATCCTCGACCGCACGGGATCCCTCTCTGCAGCCGACCTCGCCGGCTATGGCCCGGACGCGCTCGTCGAGGTCTTCCGCGAGACGCCCGCGGTGCACCGCTACCCCGGATCCATGGCGGGCCGCGTGCAGAAGCTCTGTCAGGAGGTCGTCGCCGAGTGGGATGGCGACGCCGCCGCGATCTGGACCGACGGGAATCCGTCCGGCGCCGAGGTGCTGAAGCGGTTGAAGAAACTGCCCGGGTTCGGCGACCAGAAGGCTCGCATCTTCCTCGCGCTGCTCGGCAAGCAGTGCGAGTTCACCGGATCCGGTTGGCGCGAGGCCGCGGGGGACTACGGCGAGGAGGGCTCATTCCGTTCGGTCGCCGACATCACCAGTCCGGAGACGCTCGCGAAGGTGCGCGAGACGAAGAGAGCCATGAAGGCGGCGGCCAAGGCGAAGAAGTAG